In the genome of Vicia villosa cultivar HV-30 ecotype Madison, WI linkage group LG7, Vvil1.0, whole genome shotgun sequence, one region contains:
- the LOC131615840 gene encoding HVA22-like protein f isoform X2 — protein sequence MRPGVMLLYPLYASMRAIESPSTLDDQQWLTYWVLYSFITLFELSTYKILSWFPIWPYMKLVFCLWLVLPMFNGAAYIYENYVRTYVKKLGNYGGYNYPEEYKKVLHMMTLDARKAVERYIDRFGPDAFERVIRAAEKEAKKH from the exons atgag GCCTGGAGTAATGCTTCTTTATCCTTT ATATGCATCAATGAGAGCAATTGAAAGTCCTTCAACCTTAGATGATCAACAATGGCTAACATATTGGGTTTTATACTCTTTCATAACCCTCTTTGAGCTTTCAACTTACAAGATCCTATCTTGGTTTCCTATTTGGCCATACATGAAGCTTGTGTTCTGTTTATGGTTGGTGTTGCCAATGTTCAATGGAGCAGCTTACATATATGAGAATTATGTGAGGACATACGTCAAGAAACTTGGTAACTATGGAGGTTATAATTATCCTGAGGAGTACAAGAAGGTTCTGCACATGATGACGTTGGATGCAAGAAAAGCGGTTGAACGTTATATTGATAGATTTGGTCCAGATGCATTTGAGAGAGTGATTAGAGCA GCTGAGAAAGAAGCAAAGAAACATTGA
- the LOC131615840 gene encoding HVA22-like protein f isoform X1, whose translation MGVLGTILRHLDTTIGPGVMLLYPLYASMRAIESPSTLDDQQWLTYWVLYSFITLFELSTYKILSWFPIWPYMKLVFCLWLVLPMFNGAAYIYENYVRTYVKKLGNYGGYNYPEEYKKVLHMMTLDARKAVERYIDRFGPDAFERVIRAAEKEAKKH comes from the exons ATGGGTGTCTTAGGAACAATATTAAGACATTTGGATACAACAATAGG GCCTGGAGTAATGCTTCTTTATCCTTT ATATGCATCAATGAGAGCAATTGAAAGTCCTTCAACCTTAGATGATCAACAATGGCTAACATATTGGGTTTTATACTCTTTCATAACCCTCTTTGAGCTTTCAACTTACAAGATCCTATCTTGGTTTCCTATTTGGCCATACATGAAGCTTGTGTTCTGTTTATGGTTGGTGTTGCCAATGTTCAATGGAGCAGCTTACATATATGAGAATTATGTGAGGACATACGTCAAGAAACTTGGTAACTATGGAGGTTATAATTATCCTGAGGAGTACAAGAAGGTTCTGCACATGATGACGTTGGATGCAAGAAAAGCGGTTGAACGTTATATTGATAGATTTGGTCCAGATGCATTTGAGAGAGTGATTAGAGCA GCTGAGAAAGAAGCAAAGAAACATTGA
- the LOC131615842 gene encoding uncharacterized protein LOC131615842 — MLNNGYKLKQRSSSASAYMCRNQVLVMSFTLMLMLVILFLVFDNVHDNDNDGVEVKVKPTLAYDSHKQKWNSFDSLVKLHPTREFRNGTDLIWQVPESPKGVLFLAHGCNGKAINFWDKSSECPECVGLPEERLLVLHGLAEGFAVITVSSARRCWSYGNNEVLIVKDILEWWIGERKLEKLPLVALGASSGGYFVSLLATVKKFNSIVLMIAEGMYEEIDIEKDYPPTLFVHMPKDSYRQRKIDEYVEVLKGKGIDVGVVECMEFPLLPDTLIDRIPGMDQHLSRTLFEVFKERGLIDGNGYMKQDGRKINWRKVIQERINLAIDERLVPHVQEELNLAFAYHEMTSVHSDQIFKWFESHLS, encoded by the coding sequence ATGTTGAATAATGGATACAAATTAAAGCAACGTAGTAGTAGTGCTAGTGCCTACATGTGCAGGAATCAAGTACTTGTTATGTCTTTTACATTGATGCTAATGCTAGTGATTCTCTTTTTAGTATTTGACAATGttcatgataatgataatgatggtGTAGAAGTAAAAGTAAAACCAACTTTAGCTTATGATTCTCATAAGCAAAAGTGGAATAGCTTTGATTCTTTAGTGAAATTGCATCCAACAAGAGAGTTCAGGAATGGAACAGATTTGATATGGCAAGTACCAGAATCACCTAAAGGTGTTCTTTTTCTTGCTCATGGTTGTAATGGAAAAGCCATTAACTTTTGGGACAAATCGTCTGAATGTCCTGAATGTGTTGGTTTGCCGGAAGAACGGTTGCTTGTACTTCATGGTCTTGCTGAAGGTTTTGCTGTTATTACTGTTTCAAGCGCGCGTAGATGTTGGAGTTATGGTAATAATGAAGTGTTGATTGTTAAAGATATTCTAGAATGGTGGATTGGTGAGAGGAAGCTTGAGAAACTTCCGCTTGTGGCTTTAGGTGCTTCGTCTGGAGGATATTTTGTATCGTTGCTTGCGACTGTTAAGAAGTTTAATAGTATTGTGCTTATGATTGCTGAAGGAATGTATGAAGAAATTGATATTGAGAAGGATTATCCTCCGACCCTTTTCGTTCACATGCCAAAAGATTCTTATAGACAGCggaaaattgatgaatatgtTGAGGTTTTGAAAGGTAAAGGAATTGATGTTGGTGTTGTTGAATGTATGGAGTTTCCGTTGTTGCCCGATACTTTAATCGATAGGATTCCTGGTATGGATCAACATCTTTCTAGAACTTTGTTTGAAGTCTTTAAGGAAAGGGGCTTGATTGATGGAAATGGATATATGAAGCAAGATGGACGGAAAATAAACTGGCGAAAGGTTATTCAAGAGAGGATAAATCTCGCGATTGATGAGCGTTTGGTTCCTCATGTCCAGGAAGAGCTAAACCTTGCATTTGCTTACCATGAGATGACAAGTGTGCATTCTGACCAGATTTTTAAATGGTTTGAATCTCATTTGAGCTGA
- the LOC131615841 gene encoding extensin-like isoform X1, translating into MERKRSNVASVTMFVMMVALVSQNLVMVSVVADNVKDEKNEFNPVARAESSPSGLSSSLCEHSPPPHHSGGGCGSSSPPPSHGHGHGHSPHHHGHKKSPPSSGSGSYSPTPSTPTPSPPSSGSGSYTPTPSTPTPSPPSGSGSYTPTPSTPSDPTPSSPPNCDPTPSPPEDGSYTPTPSTPDTSPPSGGGGSYTPTPTTPDPSPPSGGGSYTPTPSTPDTSPPSDGSGSYTPTPTTPDPSPPSGSGSYTPTPSTPDTSPPSGGGSYTPTPSTPDTSPPSDGSGSYTPTPTTPDPSPPSGGGSYTPTPSTPDTSPSPPSDGSGSYTPTPTTPSTPPTSDCGSPPPVDSTSPTTPSNPPSGGYYSSPPPDPITPTTPSNPPSGGYYTSPPSDPITPTTPSNPITPTTPSNPPSGGYYTSPPTSSSPPTYGGSTPTDPGTPTYSSPPTYGGSTPTDPGTPTFSTPPYLPAPSPSTGTCSYWNNHPQLIWGLLGWWGTLGSAFGTTSVPGLGSSLSLPQALSNTRTDGLGALYREGAASYLNSLVNNKFPYTTEQVRERFIASLGSNKVAATQANLFRMANEGRMKPRA; encoded by the exons ATGGAGAGAAAAAGAAGCAATGTTGCTTCTGTTACCATGTTTGTAATGATGGTTGCATTGGTTTCTCAGAACCTTGTTATGGTTTCTGTTGTAGCAGATAATGTTAAGGATGAGAAAAATGAGTTCAATCCAGTGGCTCGTGCAGAAAGTTCTCCGTCGGGTTTGTCGAGTTCGTTAT gtGAACATAGTCCACCACCTCATCACTCTGGAGGTGGTTGTGGAAGCAGTAGTCCGCCACCGTCGCATGGTCATGGACATGGTCATAGTCCTCATCATCATGGTCATAAAAAATCACCACCGTCGTCAGGTAGTGGAAGTTACAGTCCAACCCCGTCAACTCCCACCCCGTCGCCACCCTCATCAGGTAGTGGAAGTTACACTCCAACCCCGTCAACTCCGACCCCATCACCACCCTCAGGTAGTGGAAGTTACACTCCAACACCGTCAACACCATCTGATCCAACACCGTCATCTCCTCCAAATTGTGATCCAACCCCATCACCACCTGAGGATGGAAGTTACACTCCAACCCCGTCAACTCCTGACACATCACCACCATCAGGTGGTGGTGGAAGTTACACCCCAACACCAACAACTCCCGACCCTTCACCACCATCTGGTGGTGGAAGTTATACTCCAACCCCGTCAACTCCCGACACATCACCCCCATCAGATGGTAGTGGAAGTTATACCCCAACACCAACAACTCCCGACCCTTCACCGCCGTCTGGTAGTGGAAGTTACACTCCAACCCCATCAACTCCTGACACTTCACCACCATCGGGAGGTGGAAGTTACACTCCAACACCATCAACTCCCGACACATCACCACCATCAGATGGTAGTGGAAGTTACACCCCAACACCAACAACCCCCGACCCTTCACCACCATCCGGTGGTGGAAGTTACACTCCAACCCCATCAACTCCCGACACATCACCATCACCACCATCAGACGGTAGCGGAAGTTACACCCCAACACCAACAACTCCATCAACACCCCCAACTAGCGACTGTGGATCACCACCTCCAGTTGACTCTACAAGCCCAACAACACCATCAAACCCCCCCTCAGGAGGTTACTACAGCTCACCACCACCAGACCCTATAACCCCAACAACACCATCAAACCCTCCCTCTGGAGGTTACTACACCTCACCACCATCAGACCCTATAACCCCAACAACACCATCAAACCCTATAACCCCAACAACACCATCAAACCCACCCTCAGGAGGTTACTACACTTCACCACCAACCAGTTCCAGCCCACCAACTTATGGCGGAAGTACCCCAACTGATCCTGGCACCCCCACTTATTCCAGCCCACCAACTTATGGCGGAAGCACCCCAACCGATCCTGGCACCCCCACTTTCTCCacaccaccttaccttcctgcacCATCTCCCTCCACTGGTACATGCAG CTACTGGAATAATCACCCACAACTCATCTGGGGATTACTAGGCTGGTGGGGAACCTTAGGCAGCGCATTCGGCACTACTAGCGTACCAGGATTAGGATCAAGCCTCAGCCTGCCACAAGCACTTTCCAACACAAGAACTGATGGGCTTGGAGCACTATACAGAGAAGGTGCGGCTTCCTATCTTAACTCCTTGGTGAACAACAAGTTCCCTTACACAACCGAGCAAGTCAGAGAGAGATTCATAGCATCACTCGGCTCAAACAAGGTTGCAGCAACACAAGCTAATCTCTTCCGGATGGCCAATGAGGGGAGAATGAAGCCTAGAGCATGA
- the LOC131615841 gene encoding vegetative cell wall protein gp1-like isoform X2, with the protein MERKRSNVASVTMFVMMVALVSQNLVMVSVVADNVKDEKNEFNPVARAESSPSGLSSSLCEHSPPPHHSGGGCGSSSPPPSHGHGHGHSPHHHGHKKSPPSSGSGSYTPTPSTPTPSPPSGSGSYTPTPSTPSDPTPSSPPNCDPTPSPPEDGSYTPTPSTPDTSPPSGGGGSYTPTPTTPDPSPPSGGGSYTPTPSTPDTSPPSDGSGSYTPTPTTPDPSPPSGSGSYTPTPSTPDTSPPSGGGSYTPTPSTPDTSPPSDGSGSYTPTPTTPDPSPPSGGGSYTPTPSTPDTSPSPPSDGSGSYTPTPTTPSTPPTSDCGSPPPVDSTSPTTPSNPPSGGYYSSPPPDPITPTTPSNPPSGGYYTSPPSDPITPTTPSNPITPTTPSNPPSGGYYTSPPTSSSPPTYGGSTPTDPGTPTYSSPPTYGGSTPTDPGTPTFSTPPYLPAPSPSTGTCSYWNNHPQLIWGLLGWWGTLGSAFGTTSVPGLGSSLSLPQALSNTRTDGLGALYREGAASYLNSLVNNKFPYTTEQVRERFIASLGSNKVAATQANLFRMANEGRMKPRA; encoded by the exons ATGGAGAGAAAAAGAAGCAATGTTGCTTCTGTTACCATGTTTGTAATGATGGTTGCATTGGTTTCTCAGAACCTTGTTATGGTTTCTGTTGTAGCAGATAATGTTAAGGATGAGAAAAATGAGTTCAATCCAGTGGCTCGTGCAGAAAGTTCTCCGTCGGGTTTGTCGAGTTCGTTAT gtGAACATAGTCCACCACCTCATCACTCTGGAGGTGGTTGTGGAAGCAGTAGTCCGCCACCGTCGCATGGTCATGGACATGGTCATAGTCCTCATCATCATGGTCATAAAAAATCACCACCGTCGTCAG GTAGTGGAAGTTACACTCCAACCCCGTCAACTCCGACCCCATCACCACCCTCAGGTAGTGGAAGTTACACTCCAACACCGTCAACACCATCTGATCCAACACCGTCATCTCCTCCAAATTGTGATCCAACCCCATCACCACCTGAGGATGGAAGTTACACTCCAACCCCGTCAACTCCTGACACATCACCACCATCAGGTGGTGGTGGAAGTTACACCCCAACACCAACAACTCCCGACCCTTCACCACCATCTGGTGGTGGAAGTTATACTCCAACCCCGTCAACTCCCGACACATCACCCCCATCAGATGGTAGTGGAAGTTATACCCCAACACCAACAACTCCCGACCCTTCACCGCCGTCTGGTAGTGGAAGTTACACTCCAACCCCATCAACTCCTGACACTTCACCACCATCGGGAGGTGGAAGTTACACTCCAACACCATCAACTCCCGACACATCACCACCATCAGATGGTAGTGGAAGTTACACCCCAACACCAACAACCCCCGACCCTTCACCACCATCCGGTGGTGGAAGTTACACTCCAACCCCATCAACTCCCGACACATCACCATCACCACCATCAGACGGTAGCGGAAGTTACACCCCAACACCAACAACTCCATCAACACCCCCAACTAGCGACTGTGGATCACCACCTCCAGTTGACTCTACAAGCCCAACAACACCATCAAACCCCCCCTCAGGAGGTTACTACAGCTCACCACCACCAGACCCTATAACCCCAACAACACCATCAAACCCTCCCTCTGGAGGTTACTACACCTCACCACCATCAGACCCTATAACCCCAACAACACCATCAAACCCTATAACCCCAACAACACCATCAAACCCACCCTCAGGAGGTTACTACACTTCACCACCAACCAGTTCCAGCCCACCAACTTATGGCGGAAGTACCCCAACTGATCCTGGCACCCCCACTTATTCCAGCCCACCAACTTATGGCGGAAGCACCCCAACCGATCCTGGCACCCCCACTTTCTCCacaccaccttaccttcctgcacCATCTCCCTCCACTGGTACATGCAG CTACTGGAATAATCACCCACAACTCATCTGGGGATTACTAGGCTGGTGGGGAACCTTAGGCAGCGCATTCGGCACTACTAGCGTACCAGGATTAGGATCAAGCCTCAGCCTGCCACAAGCACTTTCCAACACAAGAACTGATGGGCTTGGAGCACTATACAGAGAAGGTGCGGCTTCCTATCTTAACTCCTTGGTGAACAACAAGTTCCCTTACACAACCGAGCAAGTCAGAGAGAGATTCATAGCATCACTCGGCTCAAACAAGGTTGCAGCAACACAAGCTAATCTCTTCCGGATGGCCAATGAGGGGAGAATGAAGCCTAGAGCATGA